One window of Thermoleophilia bacterium genomic DNA carries:
- the rfbC gene encoding dTDP-4-dehydrorhamnose 3,5-epimerase yields the protein MARQIETKLDGLVLVEPDVHGDERGFFVETFSADAWKEMGVDAEFVQHNHSRSGKGTLRGLHFQTSPGQAKLVRCPRGAIFDAAVDLRKGSPTYGQWEGYVLDDVKHRQLFVPVGFAHGFAVLSDMADVTYLVSSLYDPATEAGIRWNDSEVGVEWPVEEPLLSQRDVEAPLLADIAAELPF from the coding sequence ATGGCCCGCCAGATCGAGACGAAACTGGACGGCCTCGTCCTGGTCGAGCCCGACGTCCACGGAGACGAGCGCGGCTTCTTCGTCGAGACCTTCAGCGCCGATGCGTGGAAGGAGATGGGGGTGGACGCCGAGTTCGTCCAGCACAACCATTCCCGCTCCGGCAAGGGCACGCTGCGCGGCCTCCATTTCCAGACTTCACCCGGCCAGGCCAAGCTGGTGCGCTGCCCGCGCGGCGCGATCTTCGACGCCGCGGTCGACCTGCGTAAGGGTTCACCGACCTACGGCCAGTGGGAGGGTTACGTTCTCGACGACGTGAAGCACCGCCAGCTCTTCGTCCCGGTCGGCTTCGCCCACGGTTTTGCCGTGCTCTCCGACATGGCTGACGTCACTTATCTCGTGTCGAGCCTCTACGACCCTGCCACTGAAGCCGGAATCCGTTGGAACGACTCCGAGGTAGGAGTCGAGTGGCCGGTTGAAGAGCCGCTGCTTTCCCAGAGGGACGTAGAAGCACCGCTGCTGGCAGACATCGCCGCTGAACTCCCCTTCTAG